A window from Vigna angularis cultivar LongXiaoDou No.4 chromosome 7, ASM1680809v1, whole genome shotgun sequence encodes these proteins:
- the LOC108336958 gene encoding protein MAIN-LIKE 1-like, which yields MSGLSFLVNLSYEYVDHGSIVALAERWHLETNTFNLLVGKMSVTLDDVLNLLLLPIMGQFCEVEELEYEEAQSLIMELLGVDRAKATIEMKQSRGPKVRLSWLCEVYQECIEQEL from the coding sequence ATGTCGGGGTTGAGTTTCTTAGTGAACCTATCATACGAGTATGTCGATCATGGATCGATCGTTGCCCTTGCAGAGAGGTGGCACCTGGAGACGAATACTTTCAACCTCCTGGTAGGTAAGATGAGCGTCACATTAGATGACGTCCTTAATCTGCTCCTCCTACCCATCATGGGTCAATTTTGTGAGGTCGAGGAGTTAGAGTATGAGGAGGCTCAATCTCTTATTATGGAACTGCTTGGCGTGGATCGCGCGAAAGCTACAATTGAGATGAAACAGTCACGCGGTCCAAAAGTTAGGCTGAGCTGGCTCTGCGAGGTCTACCAGGAGTGCATTGAGCAAGAGCTTTGA